One Synergistota bacterium DNA window includes the following coding sequences:
- a CDS encoding VWA domain-containing protein, protein MGTRERNMFMKFMEWNKRLQYVEDMILKLIVELMTKKEKMSISEDRVGWMTPEEIEWYHLENIKLDDWEMEQMRLRISALARKLATRYSLRFKRARKGSIDLGRTLRSACLETFGVPLKLKYKKKIVSKPELVVLCDVSQSVEIFSQFLLELLCVLQSSFRSMRSFLFIDTVDEVTDFFKNRRCDEAVREALEKGKYSNRPFSDYGRVFETFEKVYLPSVSRRSTLIILGDARNNYYPESGKSLERISKQVKRVIWLNPQPKEEWDEGDNIMSVFAKHCSAVFECRNLKQLAKVVEELI, encoded by the coding sequence ATGGGAACCCGAGAGAGAAATATGTTCATGAAATTTATGGAATGGAATAAGAGGCTTCAGTATGTGGAGGATATGATTCTAAAGCTTATCGTTGAGCTTATGACGAAAAAGGAAAAAATGAGCATTTCCGAGGATAGAGTCGGATGGATGACGCCGGAAGAGATAGAGTGGTATCACCTTGAAAATATCAAGCTCGATGACTGGGAGATGGAGCAGATGCGCCTGAGAATCTCTGCCCTCGCGAGGAAGCTCGCCACGCGCTATTCTTTAAGGTTTAAAAGAGCGAGGAAAGGTAGTATAGATCTGGGCAGAACGCTAAGGAGTGCGTGTCTTGAGACCTTTGGCGTTCCGCTAAAGCTTAAATATAAGAAGAAGATAGTTTCCAAGCCGGAGCTTGTAGTCCTATGTGATGTATCTCAATCGGTTGAGATATTCAGCCAGTTTCTTTTAGAGCTACTTTGCGTTTTGCAAAGTAGCTTTAGGTCTATGAGATCCTTTCTTTTTATAGACACGGTGGACGAAGTGACCGATTTCTTTAAAAACAGGAGATGCGATGAAGCGGTTAGAGAGGCCCTTGAGAAAGGTAAGTATTCAAACAGGCCGTTTTCCGACTATGGGAGAGTATTTGAGACGTTTGAGAAGGTTTATCTTCCATCCGTCTCAAGGAGAAGTACCCTTATAATACTTGGAGATGCAAGGAATAACTACTACCCCGAGTCCGGTAAATCACTTGAGAGGATCAGTAAGCAAGTTAAGCGGGTTATATGGCTCAATCCTCAGCCGAAGGAAGAATGGGATGAGGGAGACAATATAATGAGCGTTTTCGCGAAGCACTGCTCTGCCGTTTTTGAGTGTCGTAATCTGAAACAGCTGGCTAAGGTTGTTGAGGAACTTATATAA
- a CDS encoding MoxR family ATPase has protein sequence MFTSPEDLRLRFAENKYIVDEGVATVVYIAIKLKKPLLVEGPAGVGKTDLARVLADATGSELIRLQCYEGIDSSKALYDWNYQKQLLRIYADQRERKSWEEVKQTIYSEEFLLPRPLLKAILSERQAVLLIDEIDKSDEEFEAFLLEFLSDYQVSIPEFGTVKAKSIPFVVLTSNNARDFGDALKRRCIHLYLDYPSFEREMEIIRLKVPGIREKLLKEIVCFIQRLRTLGLKKAPSIAEAIEWAQALLELKVDELTDEVVRSTSGIILKYKTDIERLNSIDVDSFISSVA, from the coding sequence ATGTTCACTTCACCTGAGGATCTGAGGTTGAGGTTTGCGGAAAACAAATATATAGTTGATGAGGGAGTGGCAACGGTAGTTTATATAGCGATAAAGCTTAAAAAGCCACTCCTCGTTGAGGGTCCTGCGGGCGTAGGTAAGACGGATCTTGCGCGCGTTCTCGCGGACGCAACGGGTTCGGAGCTCATAAGGCTACAGTGCTATGAGGGAATAGATTCAAGCAAGGCTTTATATGACTGGAACTATCAGAAACAGCTTTTGAGGATCTATGCAGACCAGCGGGAGAGGAAAAGCTGGGAGGAGGTAAAGCAGACCATCTATTCGGAAGAGTTTCTGTTACCTCGTCCCCTTCTTAAGGCGATTCTCTCTGAAAGGCAGGCGGTTCTTCTCATAGATGAGATAGATAAGAGCGATGAGGAGTTTGAGGCCTTTCTTCTTGAGTTCCTGTCGGACTATCAGGTTTCAATTCCTGAGTTTGGAACGGTTAAAGCGAAGAGCATTCCCTTCGTTGTGCTGACGAGCAACAATGCGAGGGATTTCGGTGATGCCTTAAAGAGGCGCTGTATACATCTCTATCTCGATTATCCTTCGTTTGAGAGGGAGATGGAGATAATACGCCTGAAGGTACCTGGTATCCGTGAGAAGCTGCTTAAGGAGATAGTATGCTTCATTCAACGCTTGAGGACGCTGGGTTTGAAGAAAGCCCCGAGCATAGCCGAGGCTATCGAATGGGCTCAGGCGCTTCTTGAGCTTAAGGTAGATGAGCTAACCGATGAGGTTGTGAGGTCTACCTCCGGGATTATCCTCAAGTATAAGACCGATATAGAGAGGTTAAACTCCATTGATGTTGATTCCTTCATTTCGTCTGTAGCTTGA